The genome window TCCCCTCCTTGTTGGCTTTACCCGCTACTACGAGCATCGGTTCATTTACGGCGCAGTTCATCGGTTCCGGAACAGCAATCACGATTGCTTTCATCACGAGCTGGCTCCTTATTCCGTACGCTGAGAAAAAATTCGAGCAGACCAGCGCTGTCCCCGGAAATGAACCACAGCCGGTCGCGCAGGGATCTACTGCACAACCAACTCACTCGGATAAGCACGAAACAGATCCGACGGAGCACCCGGGCTCCACAGTTTCTCCTACAGCTTCCGCAGAGTCCTCCACTACCGACGTTGGAGCGTCGGCAGCAGTGGTCTCCCCCATAGAAGGAACTGTCATTGACCTCAAAGATGTTCCGGACAAAGTGTTCGCCTCGGGCGCGATGGGAACAGGCGTTGGCATCAAGCCGTCGTCCGGCGTCATTACTTCTCCGATGGAGGGGACCGTGATTGCTGCTCCGCGTTCAGGTCACGCATACGGGATCCGGTCGGCCTCGGGCGTCGAGGTTCTTATTCACGTCGGCGTCGATACGGTAAAAATGAACGGTGAAGGTTTCACGACATCCGTGTCGAGGGGGGACCATGTGACAACCGGGCAGCCTTTGGGAACGGCAGATCTCGGGGCCATCACCGAATCCGGCTACGACGACACGACGGTGGTTGTGGTCACTAATTCACGAAAGCTTGCCGACGTTTCACTCGACGTTTCCGCTGGTCGTTCCGTGAGCCACGATGTGTTGTTTACCGTCACGCCGTAGGCCGACGGCGGAATGACCGCAGCAGTAAAAACAAAACACGCACACCTTTGAGACCCAGCATCGAAAGGAAAACACATGTCTCTATCCCACGAAAACCAATCCGCTTTTCCCAAAGATTTCCTATGGGGAGGGGCCACGGCTGCTAACCAAATTGAAGGCGCATATAACGAAGGTGGCAAAGGACTATCCATTCAAGATGTCCTGCCGCAGGGCTTGCTGGCGCCTCCTACCAAGGAACCTACCGACGATAATCTCAAACTCAATGCGATTGATTTTTATCATCGTTATGTCGACGATATTGCTCTGTTCGCCGAAATGGGGTTTAAAGTCTTTCGTTTCTCTATCGCATGGTCTCGCATTTTTCCTAACGGCGATGACGATACGCCAAACGAAGAAGGGCTCGCTTTCTACGACAAGGTCCTCGACGAATTAGAAAAGCACGGCATCGAGCCTTTAATCACTCTTTCCCATTACGAAACGCCCCTCAACCTGGCGCGCTCCTATGGTGGATGGAAGAACCGCCAGCTCATTGACTTCTATGAAAAGTATGCGCGGACTGTTTTCAACCGATACAAGGGCCGCGTAAAGTACTGGCTCACTTTCAATGAGGTCAATTCCATCCTGCACCAGCCATTCATCGGTGGAGCCATCGAAGCCTCCCGCGAGGATGTCCCCGATACCGATATCTACCAGGCCGTTCACAACATTTTGGTGGCCTCCGCGCGGGCCACGAAGGCCGGGCATGAGATCGATCCGAATAACCAGATCGGCTGCATGGTGCTCAGCATTCCCCGCTACCCGCTGACCCCCAAGCCTGCCGACGCCTTAAAAGCCCAGTACGAGACGCAACTCGACGCGTGCTTCGGCGATATCCACGTCTTCGGCGAATACCCGCACACACTTAAGCGCCTGTTTAGGGAAAACAACATCACGCTGAACACCACCGACGACGATTTCGACGTCATGAAGAACAACACGGTCGATTTCGTGTCCTTCTCTTATTACATGTCAGTGGCGGAAAGCGCTGACCCCAACGCTGAACGCGGCGAAGGCAACATCATGGGTGGCGTCGTCAATCCTGAGCTGGAAGTCAGCGAATGGGGCTGGGCTATCGACCCCGAAGGCCTGCGTTACGCGCTGAACTCAATGTGGGACCGCTGGCACAAACCGCTGTTCATTGTGGAAAACGGCCTCGGTGCCGTCGATAAACTAGTCGATGATCCTTCCGCTCCTGATGGAAAAACGGTTCATGATCAGTACCGCATCGACTACATGAACGACCACCTCGTCCAGGTCGAGGAAGCGATTAAAGATGACATTCCCGTCATGGGATATACGTCTTGGGGTTGTATTGATCTGATTTCTGCGTCCACTGCCGAGATTCGCAAACGGTATGGATTTATTTATGTCGATCTCAATTCCGACGGTTCGGGCTCATTACAGCGGTACCGCAAAGATTCCTTTGATTGGTATAAGAACGTCATTGCAACCAATGGTGAGAGCCTCAAACAATAAAACGACAGCACCGCTAAGGAGACAGGTCCACTGAGGAAATAAAGCACGCCAGGTGCAGGAGCTACCGTGAAAATCGTAAGGGTACTGAACAACAACGTCGTGCTGGCCACGCGCGACGACGGCGGGGAGGTTGTTCTCACCGGGTGGGGTCTGGGGTTCGGGAAGAAAGCCGGGCAGCCCGTCGATAAGTCGAATGTGAAGCAAGTTTTTGTCCCCGAACACGGCCGCAACGTCGATAACATGGGTAGTCTGCTGGCGTCGCTGAACCTGGACTACGTGGACCTCGCCACCAATCTGGTCGATGGGGTGGCGGGTTCCCTCGTTCCGCATCCGGAATCAGCCACGGTCATTGCCCTGGCGGATCACATTCAGATGTCGGTCACAAGGCAGGGGCTAGCCGACGCACACGCGAATGACGGCCACCCGTTGGAAGCCGAAGTTCGGCATTTATACCCCGACGAATACCGCGTCGCCGAGCGAATGCTCGCTGAAACTAACGCGTGGTTAGCTCGTCGGCGCCAACCTCCACTCCCCCATGCCGAGGCCACCGCAATCACCCTGCATCTGGTTAACGCAGCTTTCCATACCGATGACCTCAGCGATACCTACACCATGACCGGGCTGTTCTCTCAGCTTTTCGACATCGTGGACTCTTCGCTGGGGATAACGATGGATCGAAAGTCCGTCAACGCAGCCCGGTTCATCACCCACATGCGTTATTTCTTCGTCCGCGTCCGCAATGGCAATCAGCTCAACGAGGGAATGTCAGTTCTTCGCGACAGCCTTGGACAGTCACACCCCGACGCGGTGTTATGCGCGGACCGGCTGGCCAGCGTCCTGGAATTGCGGCTGGACACAGAGCTTACCGACGATGAACGAGCGTACCTCGCACTCCATGTCGCTCGGCTCAGCGTGGAAATTGGCCACGCTCATCCCTGAATTCCCCATGCCCCCATGACCGAGTGGCAATGCTGAGCGATATACCCGGCTACACTGGCCTCCACTAGTGCGGAAACAGCCACACGAAAACCCGCGCTCACAAAACATATCCACGCACAACGACGAGGTGAGAGCCCATGACAACCAACCGCGAAAAGATGATCGCCGGGCAGGATTATGACGCCAGCGACCCTGAACTCGTCCAGGCCCACTTCGACTGTTTGCGCAAACTCGCCGAAATAAATGACCAAAGTCTGCTCGACATCAAGCAGCGCCACGGCCTCTACAGCAACCTGTTCAAAAGCTTCGGGAAGTCATTTATCCAGCACCCGTTTTGGTGCGATTACGGCTTCAACATCACCATCGGCGATGGGTGCTTCATCAACTTTGACGCCGTGTTCCTGGACCCCGCCCCCATCACGCTGGGTGATCACGTTCAAATCGGCCCGCGTTGTCAATTGCTCACTCCGCTTCACCCCATGGAGGATCACGACGCGCGCAAAGCCGGCGTCGAAAGTGCTGGTCCGATCACCATCGGCGACAACGTGTGGCTCGGTGGCGGCGTCATCGTCTGTCCCAATGTCACCATCGGCGACAATGTCGTCATCGGCGCGGGTTCCGTCGTCACACGAGATATCCCCTCGCACACGTTCGCTGCAGGGAACCCAGCTCGCGTCAAACGCGAAATATAACCGTCTAGTACTCCACGGGGTCACGCAGAATTGGGCAGGTCATGCAATGTCCTCCGCCTCGCCCTCTGCCGAGCTCCGCGGAATTGATCGTCAGCACTTCGACGCCGGCTTCGCGCAGGAGGGCGTTGGTGTGCACGTTCCTGTCGTATCCCATTACAACCCCCGGCTCCAGGGCCACCACGTTATTGCCGTCGTCCCACTGCTCGCGCTCGGCGGCGAAAGCCTCGCCACCCGTCGGCACGATGCGAAGCTCATCCAGCCCCAAAGCGCTGGTCACGGTGTCAATAAATGACCGCTCCTCGCGGTAAATCTGGAAACCCCGTGGCTTATCCGACGGCAGCAGGGTGAATGGCCGAATCGCCTCCACCACATTCATAAACGCCGTCGCGACATCCCGGTCACAGAAAGTAAAGACCGTATCCAAGTGCATACTGGCGCGGGCTGGGGCCATCTCCGCCACGATGATCCGCTCCGCCGCACCCTGGAGGAACAAACTCCGCGCGAGCTGCGAAATCGCCTGCCACGACGACCGCTCCCCCATGCCGATGAGCACAATGCCCGACCCCAACGGCATAATGTCGCCGCCCTCAAGAGTGGCCAGCGCGTTCTTCTCGTCGGGATTGCCGTACCACACAGTGAAATCCCGCGACACAAAGCGCGGATGGAAACGATAAATCGCGGTCAGGAGGATCGTCTCGCGCTCGCGGACCGCCCAATGCATCGGGTTGATCGACACGCCACCATAAATCCAGGCCGTCGTATCCCGCGTGAACTGGGTATTCGGCAGCGGTGGCAGAATAAACTCCAGCTCGCCACGGTGCCCAAACAGCGCGCTGGTCACCGACCTGTTAAATTCCTTCGGCAGGTCCGTAAACGCAAGACCACCGATTAACAGGGTGGCCAGTCTCTCCGAGGGTAACGACGAAAACCACCCGCGGAGTTCCTCGGCCAGCCCCAGGCCCACCGAGTTCGGCGTCAACCAGCGCTCCAGAATCCACTCCCTGGCCTCATCGATCTCCACGGTTTCCCGCAGCAGATCGTGGAGTTCCAAAACAGTGACGCCGCGGTCTTGCATCTGTTGGACAAAGTCGTGGTGGTCGTGGCGGGCACGATCGACCCACAGCATCTCGTCGAAAAGGAGGTCGTGGCAGTTCCTCGGTGTCAGCCGCTGATGGGCAAGGCCCGGCGCGCATACCAGGACCTCACGAAGCGTACCGACTTCCGACCATGCGCCGATTGTTGGTTTTCCGTCCGTAGGTGATGAAAAAAGCGAGGACATAGGGGGTTTCCTCCTCCGCGGGCACAGACTCTGCTCGGCCAAAGGCTGATTCAGACACCAGGTCTGTCAGGGGCTCTCAGCCTTCGGTCCTCTTTCAGTGTGCCCACTTGTATGGGTGCGCCACGGTCAATCACGGGCGCTCTATTCCGCCGGGGGTTATCCCGACGAATCTACTCCGGCCGTGGCGTCAAAATGCGTGGTCCGTCGGCCGTCGCCGCCACTGTGTGTTCCCAGTGCGAAGACCACGTTCCGTCGGTAGTGATCACTGTCCAGTCGTCGTCGAGAACGGCAGTGTCGTAGGTGCCTAAGATCAGCATCGGCTCGATCGCCAGCACGGATCCCTCTTGGATCAGCGGCCCGCGGCCTGCCGGCCCCTCATTCGCCAAGTAGGGGTCCTCGTGCATTTCGTGGCCAATTCCGTGCCCGCCATAGCCGTCGACAATTCCCAATTGCACGCCGTATTTCTTTTCAGCGTCGCGCGTGGCTATTTCCAGAGCATGGGATACGTCGGTCAGCCGGGCTCCCGGGACCATGGCGCGAATACCCGCGGCAAGCACGTCCTGGGTCGCTTTATCCAGGGAACGGAGCGAGCCGCCCGCGGGGGATTCGGGGTCGTCGGGCAACTCGTCGCCTTGCAACGCACCGTCTTTACCAATGCCGAATGACCAGGCGCTGTCGCCGACCCAGCCGTTCAACGTCGCACCGCAGTCGATAGAGATGTAGTCCCCTTCTTCCAGTACCTCGTCGGAAGTGGGGATTCCGTGGACAACGACATCGTTGCGCGACGCACAGATGGACGCGGGGAATCCCCCATAACCCAAGAAGGTGGGGATGGCACCTGCGTCACGGATAACGCTTTCGGCGACCGCGTTGAGCTCAAGCAAACTCACTCCCGGTTTGGCCGCGTTCTTCACGGCGACGAGAGCATTGCCGACGATTGCGCCGGCGCGTTCCATCTGGTCGAGCTCATCCGGTGTTTTGGCTGGGATTTTCTTCTTCCGACGGCGGAATGACATGAGCTCCACTGTAATACTCGAGTGAATACGTGCGTCACACCGCGGCGGATAAGCGCCACGGGGGCAACACCGGGACAACACCGGGACGGCACGATGAGCGCCTAATTGTCGACGAATCCCTCTGCGTCGGCCCCGTCGGCGGCGTCGTCCCCGTCGGCAAGCATCGTCGGGTCCACCCACGGGGAAACCACAGGACAACCGGCGTGGTCAAGCACCGTTGCACCCACTCCATACACGTCGGTAATCATCCCGCGGGTAATGACTCGTGGCGGTTCACCCTGGCTGTGCGGCAAGCCGTCCTTGAGGGCGACAATGTGGTCGCAGTAGCGGGCCGCCAAGTTGAGATCGTGGATGGCAACGAGCACGAGGCAGTCCGTACTTGCCGCATAATCCCGCACCACTTTGAGCAGCGAAATCTGGTGGCGAAGATCCAGAGCACTCGTCGGCTCATCCAAGAGAAGAACACGCGGGCGACGCACCAAAGCCTGAGCGACCGCGACCAGCTGCCGCTGACCACCAGAAAGCTCAGCCAAGTTCTGGTGCGCAAGGTGATCAACACCCAACCGGCGCATGGCCTCCACGGCCGATTCCATCACATCGTGGCCAGAGAGAAGCGTCTTCGACCCTCGCGCCGAGACCACGACAGATTCGAAAGCCGACAGAGTAGCACTCGTCGGCAAGTCCTGCGGAACATAGCCGACGGAACCTCTCTTGACCTCATCACCATCAACTTTGACGGAGATATTGGCCACCTTGCGCATGATCGATTTAATCAGCGTGGATTTACCACAACCATTGGGCCCGAGGAGCCCCACCACATAGGTTTCGGGGGCCGTCTGAAGTTCCAGGTGCATGCCGTCGATAACAACATGTTTGCCATAGGCGACGTGGAGGTCGTCGATCTGGAGCTGTACTGCCATTAGAGAGCTCGCCTCCGTCCCAGGATGATGGCCAGGAAGAAGGGCACGCCGATCAGCGAGGTCACAATGCCGATCGGGATTGCTATGCCGGGATTGACGATCTGCGAGCCGACGTGGGCGGCGACCATCACCAGGCCACCGACCGCCATTGACGCCGGCAGGAAGTAGCGCTGATCTTCCCCGACAATCAGGCGAGCAATGTGGGGGCCGACCAGGCCGACGAACCCGATGATGCCGCTGAATGCAACGGCGGTGGCAGCCAGAACCGAGACCACGAGCATGGTGGTGATCCTCAGGCGGGGGACATTAATCCCCATCGCCTCGGCCCGCGCTTCACCCAGCCGGAGAGCTGTCAGCTTCCACCCGTTGATGACGAAGAACGGGATGCACAGCACAACGACGGCAGCCAGAATGCCGTTACCGATCCACGTCGCGCGCGTCATCGAGCCCATGGTCCAGAACACAATCTGTTGGAGGGCCTCCACCGTGGCCATGTACTGCATCAACGCGAGCATGGCCTGAAATAGGAAAACCAGAGCAATGCCCAGCAGAATCATCGTCTGGTTACTACCGCCGCGGACGGTAGCCACACCAGCAATAATTAACGACGCCAGAACCGCGCAGATCCAGGCGATGAACGCCAAGTTGAACTGAGCCTGAGGAATGACGGTCCACCCCAACACAATGCTGGCAGCACCACCAAAGGCCGCCGCGGCGGAAATGCCCAGGGTGAAAGGCTCGGCCAGCGGGTTATCCAAGATGGTCTGCATTTGCGCGCCGGCCATCGCCAGAGCAACACCGACCAGAAGCGCCATCACCGACATGGGGAGGCGCAAACGCCAGATCACGGTGTGGATCTGGTTATCGACAGCGTCGGGAGTGAAGATGGCCTTCACCACAGTTTCGGCACTGTAGTTAAAGGAACCAACCATGTTGGCCCACACGAAGCAGCAGGCTGTCAGTACGACAAGGGCTCCGATAATGATCCAGTTTCGGAGCGCCCGCCGCTTATAGTCTTTGATGATGTCCATAATTTACGAGGTGAAGAACGTTCCAGAGTAGGAGTAGGGCAGCCAGTCTTCGTGGAACTTCTTGAAGTCGGCCGTCGGGTCAATATCCTTCATCTCATCGGGGTGCATCCACTTGGCAAACTGCTCGATCGCGAAAATGTTCCACGGGCTTGTGTAGAACTGGTGCCAAATGGTGTAGAGGTGACCGTCCTGGCCAGCCTTGAGAGCGTCGAAGCCCGGGGTCTTGAGCAGGCCGTCGCGGGTAGCCTTCGCGGTGTCCTCGTCGGTGCCATATCCAACTTCGGCATTAGGGACCTGGTAGGTCTTACCGGGTTCCTTCGCCCACTCACCACCGGTCGCGATGACAACGTTCGGGTTCAGCTCCAGGACCTTTTCGGGGGCGAGGTCACCACTCTCTTTATCCCCAAGGACTTGCTGGCCCAGGTTCTTTCCACCAGCGGTGGGGATGAACTCACCGAGGTTCCAATTGCCGACGGTTGCGCAGCAGTCCTTCAGACCTGCGGCACGCCAGAGGAACGACGGGGTCTTGTCCTTGCCGCTGACGGCGTCGGTGACCTTCTTTTCCATGCTGTCGTAGAAGTCGTTGTACTCCTTGGCTTTGTCTTCGTAGCCGAAGATCTGGCCGAGGGTGGTCATGGAGGCCTTGGTGTTCTTGGCCGGATCCGAGCGGAAGTCAATGAACGCGTACTTCACGCCGGCTTGGTCGAGTTTGTCGGTGTAGCCGGCGACTTTAGCCCTGGTCTTGACGTCGATCGGCATGATCAAGATGTCGGGGTTGTAAGAGACGATCTTCTCGACGGTGGTATCGCCGGAGAGGATTGAGCCCATGTCAGGGATCTTGTTGATGTCGGGCTTGGCCTCCGTGATCTTCTTCCAGAAGCTCGGGGACTGCTTCTTGGCGTCGCTGGCGATAGCCACGACATTCTCGGTCGGGTTGTCCTTGTTCAAGGTGGCCAGAGCCATCAGCGCGCGGCCTTCACCGAGGACGACGCGCTCGGGCTTGTGGTCGAGCTTCACGGTGCGGCCGTCAACATCTTGAATGGTGACCGCGTCGTTACTTGAGCTGCTGCTGTTGTCGGATGTCGAGCTGCATCCGGTCGCGAGAAGCGCAACGGCAGCGAGAGCTGCGAGTATTTTTCGCATAAATCAAACCTCAAATGAGTCAATGGGATTAGCGCACCCTAAATTAGCATATGAGGTTTTATAAGTAAAAGGAGTAAAGATAAAAGTGAATACCATAGGCAAATTTATGTATGGGGTTCACTTTTTGCCCACGTTTTTGATGAAACCCACGTTCTTAAAGGGTTATACGACGAAATATGTCCGCATGGTGGAAAGGCGGTGCGGACAGAATCCTGGAGGATTTGACCCCGTGGCTAACCGCTAATACACCCCGGAGGAGAAAAAGGCATGAAAAAAGCCCCCTGTGCCGGGGGCGGTAGCGTCGGAAAGGAAACAACGCTAAATAATGTGCACGCCAACGGGCGAGCTTTAGATTTTATGAATCCAACGCCTTGAGCGCTTCCATAGTCCGCTCGTTGATGTCTTCAACGGATCCTTCAGCCACGATGCGGATAATGGAGTCCTTGTAGTACTCCAGCAGCGGCGCGGTTTCGTCGCGGTACACCTTGAGTCGGGTACGGATCACTTCTTCGGTGTCATCCGCACGACCACGGGCCAACATGCGTTCCACAACGACGTCTTCGGACACGTCGAACTGAAGAACCGCGTCGAGCTTGGTCCCCAAGCCGTCAAGGATGTTCTTGAGTTCATCGCCCTGTTCCACGGTCCGGGGGAATCCGTCGAGGAGGAATCCGTCGGCAGCATCGTCCTGGCTGAGCCGATCCTTCACCATGTTGACGGTGACGGACGTCGGCACGAGCTTTCCGGCGTCGATGTAGCTTTTTGCTTCCTGGCCTAATTCGGTGTTGTTACCGATGTTTTCCCGGAACAAGTCGCCGGTGGACACGTGGGGGACGCCGAGTTTGTCGGAAAGAATGGCTGCCTGGGTGCCTTTACCAGCACCGGGAGGGCCAAGTAGAACGAGGCGCATATTACTTCAAGAACCCTTCGTAGTTGCTCTGCATCAATTGTGATTCGATCTGCTGAACTGTTGTCAGGCCGACGCTCACGAGAATCAGGATCGCGGTACCACCGAACGGAAGCGAACCGTGGGTTCCTCCGGACGAGGAAATACCCATGTCGATCAAGATGTTCGGCAACACGGCGATAACACCGAGATAGAGCGAACCGACGAACAGCAGACGATTCATTACATACCCAAGATACTCCGCTGTCGGCCGGCCCGGGCGAACACCAGGAATGAAGCCGCCGTATTTCTTCATGTTGTCCGCCTGCTCGTACGGGTCGTACTGGATGGACACGTAGAAGAAGCTGAAGAAAATGATGAGCGCGAAGTACAGGATGATGTACTGCCAGCTGGCTGGGTTCTGCAGGTACTGGATCACGTCCCGCTGCCACCAGTTGTTCTTCACGTTCGTCTGCGACGAGTTCACGATCTGCGTAATCAGAACCGGCACATAAATCAGTGACGACGCAAAGATGACCGGGATAACACCTGCCTGGTTCACCTTCAACGGCAGGTACGTGGATGTTTCACCATATTGCCGACGCCCGACCATGCGCTTGGCGTACTGCACGGGGATGCGTCGCTGCCCTTGCTCGATGAAGATCACGCCGATGACCAGGATGAGGACACCCACGACGACGAGGGCGAAAGCCAGCCCGCCGGAGCCACGGAGGATGGCGGCACCGTCGGCAGGAAGCCTTGTGGCGATACCGGCGAAAATGAGCAGTGACATGCCGTTGCCGATGCCCTTATCCGTGATGAGTTCACCGAGCCACATAACGAGCACCGCACCGGCCGTCATGACGAGAACCATCATGGTGACGCCGAAGGTGCCGACGTTGGAGTCCAGGACCTGGACGCCTTCACCCAACAGTTGCTGGCGGTCGGCCAGGGCAACGATGCCGGCGGACTGGAGGAGGGCCAACCCTACTGTCAGATAGCGGGTGTATTCGGTCATTTTGGCCTGACCGGACTGGCCTTCCTTCTTCAACTGCTCGAACTTCGGAATCACCACGGTGAGCAACTGAACAATAATCGACGCCGTAATGTACGGCATGATGCCGATGGCGAAGATCGATAGTTGAAGGAGCGCCCCGCCCGAGAACAGGTTGATCATCGAGTATACGGAGCTTTGATCTTGGTTCAGATCATGTAAGCGATCACTAATACTCGAGTAATCGACTCCTGGTGTGGGAATTTGGGAACCGATCCTGTACAAGATGATCATTGTTATGGTGAACAAGATCTTCTTGCGAAGGTCAGGGTCCCGGAATACCGAGAGGAAAGCGGACACATATCCTCCTGAGACAGTAAGGCATAAATTTTTAGGCGCAGGCCAACGACTAACACACTCTAGCAGCACCGGCAGGTGAAGGCCTATCCGTTCGGACTAGGAAAAGGCCTGTTCGAGCGAAAAGGGGCGACCCTTTCACCTACTCAGGTGAAGGCCGCCCTGTTTTTCTATCGGTTCAGGCCTGTCCGGCTGCGTTGACTGTGATTTCCGTTACGACGCCACATGTGGTTTGTCACGAACAGCCACGGGCCGGGGCCCAGCGATGATGGTCGCGTTATTACTTGGTTTCGGTGACGGATCCACCGGCAGCCTCGATCTTCTGCTTGGCAGAAGCCGAGAACTTTGTTGCGGTGATGTTCACCGACGCGGTGATCTCGCCGTCGCCAAGAACCTTGACCGGCTGCTTTGCGCGGACCAGGCCGGCAGAGACGAGGTCGGCGATGGTGACGTTGCCACCGTTTTCGAAATGCTTCTGCAGGTCCGCAACGTTAACCACCTGGTAGGTGACCTTGTTGGGGTTCTTGAAGCCCTTCAACTTAGGCAGACGCATGTGGATTGGCATCTGGCCACCTTCGAACGCAGCAGAGACCTGCTTGCGTGCCTTGGTGCCCTTCGTACCGCGACCAGCGGTCTTACCTTTCGATGCCTCACCGCGGCCGACGCGGGTCTTGGGCTTGTTCGCGCCCTTCGCTGGGCGCAGGTCATGAAGTTTGATGGGTTCGCTCATACTTTCCTACTCCCCCGCCACTTCTTCGACCGTGACCAAGTGGCGAACCACGTTGATCATCCCGCGCACCTGAGGGGTGTCGGGCTGGACGACTGAGTGACGAATGCGCTTGAGGCCGAGGGACCGAAGATTGTCCTTCTGCTTCTTTCTGGTACCGACGGTGCCTTTAACCTGTGTGATTTTCAGTGCCATGAGTTACGCCCCCTGCC of Corynebacterium kroppenstedtii DSM 44385 contains these proteins:
- the rplO gene encoding 50S ribosomal protein L15, with amino-acid sequence MSEPIKLHDLRPAKGANKPKTRVGRGEASKGKTAGRGTKGTKARKQVSAAFEGGQMPIHMRLPKLKGFKNPNKVTYQVVNVADLQKHFENGGNVTIADLVSAGLVRAKQPVKVLGDGEITASVNITATKFSASAKQKIEAAGGSVTETK
- the secY gene encoding preprotein translocase subunit SecY, which produces MSAFLSVFRDPDLRKKILFTITMIILYRIGSQIPTPGVDYSSISDRLHDLNQDQSSVYSMINLFSGGALLQLSIFAIGIMPYITASIIVQLLTVVIPKFEQLKKEGQSGQAKMTEYTRYLTVGLALLQSAGIVALADRQQLLGEGVQVLDSNVGTFGVTMMVLVMTAGAVLVMWLGELITDKGIGNGMSLLIFAGIATRLPADGAAILRGSGGLAFALVVVGVLILVIGVIFIEQGQRRIPVQYAKRMVGRRQYGETSTYLPLKVNQAGVIPVIFASSLIYVPVLITQIVNSSQTNVKNNWWQRDVIQYLQNPASWQYIILYFALIIFFSFFYVSIQYDPYEQADNMKKYGGFIPGVRPGRPTAEYLGYVMNRLLFVGSLYLGVIAVLPNILIDMGISSSGGTHGSLPFGGTAILILVSVGLTTVQQIESQLMQSNYEGFLK
- the rpmD gene encoding 50S ribosomal protein L30 — protein: MALKITQVKGTVGTRKKQKDNLRSLGLKRIRHSVVQPDTPQVRGMINVVRHLVTVEEVAGE